A window from Lepus europaeus isolate LE1 chromosome 20, mLepTim1.pri, whole genome shotgun sequence encodes these proteins:
- the PEG10 gene encoding LOW QUALITY PROTEIN: retrotransposon-derived protein PEG10 (The sequence of the model RefSeq protein was modified relative to this genomic sequence to represent the inferred CDS: inserted 1 base in 1 codon), whose translation MGPDCPPPPPPPPPNNNNNNNNSKPSGHNSPCVPNMTERRRDELSEEINNLREKVIRQSEENSQLQSQVQKLTEENSTLREQVEPPAAEEEAEDDELELRGAAAAAAPPPPVEEECSEDLPEKFDGNPDMLAPFISQCQIFMERSTRDFSVDRVRVCFVTSMMTGRAARWASAKLERSNYLMHNYPAFMMEMKHVFEDPQRREAAKRKIRRLRQGMGSVVDYSNAFQMIAQDLDWNEPALIDQYHEGLSDHIQEELSHLEMAKSLSGLISQCIQIEKRLARAAAARKPRSPPRALVMPNVSGHHQADPTEPVGGARMRLTQEEKERRRKLNLCLYCGTGGHYADNCPAKASKSSPXGKLPGPAVEGPSATGPERIRSPQDDASSPHLQVMLQIHLPGRHTLFVRAMIDSGASGNFIDHEYVTQNGIPLRIKDWPILVEAIDGRPIASGPVVYETHNLIVDMGDHREVLSFDVTQSPFFPVVLGVRWLSTHDPNITWSTRSIVFDSDYCRYHCRLYTHLPTAPQPHLYYPVDGYRVYHPVRYYYVQNVYTPVDEHVYPNHRLVDPSIEMIPGAHSIPSGHVYSLSEHEMAALRNFVARNVKDGLITPTIAPNGAQVLQVKRGWKLQVSYDCRAPNNFTIQNQYPRLSLPNMENQAHLASYTECVHHVHCCHLCHSCHSCHSCHSYHSYHAYTSYPTYPVGFAWYPVGRDIQGRALYIPVIITWNPYWYRQPPVPQYPPPQPPPPPPPPPPPPSYRSL comes from the exons atgggTCCCGACTGCccaccgcctccccctccccctcctcccaacaacaacaacaacaacaacaactccaAGCCCAGCGGCCACAATAGCCCCTGCGTGCCCAACATGACCGAGCGGCGGCGGGATGAGCTGTCGGAAGAGATCAACAACCTGCGcgagaaggtcatccggcagtCGGAGGAGAACAGCCAGCTGCAGAGCCAGGTGCAGAAGCTCACGGAGGAGAACAGCACCCTGCGTGAGCAGGTGGAGCCCCCTGCCGCCGAGGAGGAGGCCGAGGACGACGAGCTGGAGCTGCGCGGGGCCGCGGCAGCCGCTGCCCCGCCACCCCCTGTGGAGGAGGAGTGCTCTGAGGACCTCCCGGAGAAGTTCGATGGCAACCCTGACATGTTGGCGCCCTTCATATCCCAGTGCCAGATCTTCATGGAAAGGAGCACCCGCGATTTCTCCGTGGACCGTGTGCGCGTCTGCTTCGTCACCAGCATGATGACGGGCCGTGCGGCGCGGTGGGCCTCAGCCAAGCTGGAACGTTCAAACTACCTGATGCACAACTACCCCGCCTTCATGATGGAGATGAAGCACGTTTTCGAAGACCCCCAGCGCCGGGAGGCCGCCAAGCGCAAGATCCGCCGTCTGCGCCAAGGCATGGGCTCGGTGGTCGACTACTCCAACGCCTTCCAGATGATCGCCCAGGACCTGGACTGGAACGAGCCTGCGCTCATCGACCAGTACCACGAGGGCCTGAGCGACCACATCCAGGAGGAGCTGTCCCACCTGGAGATGGCCAAGTCCCTGTCAGGGCTCATCAGCCAGTGCATCCAAATCGAGAAGAGGCTGGCCCGAGCGGCTGCGGCACGCAAGCCCCGCTCCCCGCCACGTGCGCTTGTGATGCCCAACGTGTCAGGCCACCACCAGGCGGACCCCACCGAGCCCGTGGGGGGCGCCCGCATGCGCCTCACCCAAGAAGAGAAGGAGCGCCGCAGGAAGCTGAACCTATGCCTCTACTGCGGCACTGGCGGCCACTACGCCGACAACTGTCCTGCCAAGGCCTCCAAGTCCTCGC GCGGGAAACTCCCCGGCCCCGCTGTAGAGGGACCTTCAGCGACCGGGCCAGAAAGAATAAGGTCCCCACAAGATGATGCTTCATCTCCACACCTGCAAGTGATGCTCCAGATCCATCTTCCGGGCAGACACACCCTGTTCGTCCGAGCCATGATCGATTCTGGTGCTTCCGGGAACTTCATCGACCACGAATACGTCACCCAAAATGGAATCCCACTGAGAATCAAGGACTGGCCAATCCTCGTGGAAGCAATCGACGGGCGCCCCATCGCATCCGGCCCGGTTGTCTACGAAACTCACAACCTGATTGTAGACATGGGAGACCACCGAGAGGTGTTGTCCTTCGACGTGACTCAGTCTCCCTTCTTCCCCGTGGTCCTGGGCGTACGCTGGCTGAGCACACATGACCCCAACATCACCTGGAGTACCCGCTCCATCGTCTTCGACTCCGACTACTGCCGCTACCACTGCCGCCTGTACACGCACCTGCCGACTGCGCCACAGCCGCACCTCTACTACCCGGTGGATGGCTACCGTGTGTACCACCCGGTGCGCTACTACTATGTGCAGAATGTCTACACCCCAGTCGACGAGCATGTCTACCCAAACCACCGGCTGGTGGACCCCAGCATAGAGATGATCCCAGGAGCGCACAGCATCCCCAGCGGGCACGTGTATTCCCTGTCGGAACATGAGATGGCGGCGCTGCGAAACTTCGTGGCCAGGAACGTGAAGGACGGGCTCATCACCCCCACCATCGCCCCGAACGGGGCTCAGGTCCTGCAGGTCAAGAGGGGCTGGAAGCTGCAGGTGTCCTACGACTGCCGCGCTCCGAACAACTTCACCATCCAGAACCAGTATCCTCGCCTGTCCCTCCCCAACATGGAAAACCAAGCCCATCTGGCCTCCTACACCGAGTGTGTACATCATGTGCACTGCTGCCATTTGTGCCATTCGTGCCATTCGTGCCATTCGTGCCATTCATACCATTCGTACCATGCCTACACTTCGTACCCGACCTACCCTGTGGGCTTCGCCTGGTACCCAGTGGGCCGAGACATACAAGGAAGAGCGCTCTACATCCCTGTCATCATCACCTGGAACCCGTACTGGTACCGCCAGCCCCCTGTGCCGCAGTACCccccgccgcagccgccgccgccgccgccgccgcccccgccgccgccgtccTACAGATCCCTGTGA